TCCACCTTCGTGCTGCCGATATTCGTCAGCTTGAACATGATACTCATCGTCAAGTCGTGCTGCACGCCGCTCTCATCCCGGCCCGTCAGTGTAATATCGCCATGCAAGCTCTCCAGCACGCCCACCTTGTTCTCATGGGCCGAGCCAGAGACCCTGCTCACATAGATGTCGCTCTCGACGCTCGGCAAAGTCATACCGCCCTGCCCATGCGACTGCCCCTCGACCATGCGCTTCATCCCGTAGGAGGCGACCGCATTGACGAGCGCAGGCACCTGGGCCTCCGACAAGCTGCCACCGTACGATATGCCTCCATCCACCGTCTCCTCGGCCTGCACGTACTCCTTCAGGCTGCCGACGAACGCATCGACGATCTTCTCGATCTCAGGTGCCCCCTTCTCCTTGAACGGGTTGCCGAATGGCGTCACATTGAACTGCGACGAAGGACGTGTGTTCTCACTTACGAAATAATGATCCCCCGAATCATTCTTCCAGATGGACAGCTTCGGATCACGGTAAGAGAAGCGCGAGTGTGTATTGCCACCTGCTTGCTGCGTCTGCGACAATTCCTCCTTCGCCTTCTTCGCTTGATCAACCTTCATCTGGTTCACAGACTGCATCAGCACCTGCTCGCTGCTCTTCAGTATGACTACCGTCTCCACCGTATAGTTCTCCATTCCGCTCTCCATCTGCCCGGCCGTATCCTTAATCGCCTGCTTGAGCTTGTCGTATCCAGAGCCGAGCAGCGCATCGGCGAAGGCGGTTGACACGAACAGGCACGCGCCGATTGTGAACGAGAGCACCGTCAATGATTTCTTACTTCGCTTCATGAGTACAATCTCCTTTACTTCCAACAGAATGGGGGAAACGTTTCCTTATTTCTTAGTATAGAGGAGCGGTATTGAATATTTCTAAAGCAACTATTAACAAAGTATAAACAACAAACAGCCCGCCTGACCGTATGTACGGACGAGCGGGCGGCATAATGCGTGTTACTGATGCAGACTGCGGAAGATGAACCGCAATTCCTTCTCATTGCGTGATCAACGGTAACTGGATATGGACCTCGGTTCCAACATGCACGGTGCTTCGAATAACAAGCGTACCGCCGTGATTTTCAATAATTTTTTTACTTACCGCGTAGCCTAGACCTGTTCCCTTCTCCTTAGTCGAGAAGAATGGCTCGCCCAGTCTCGCCAGCAGCTCAGGTGGAATACCTTCCCCCTCATCCCTGATCGTAATCTGGAGCGTGCGGGCTTCGCGATCGGCGCTTGCCGTTGTAATGAGAATTTGGCCACCATGCGGCATCGATTCGATCGCATTCTTAACGAAATTAATGAACACCTGCTTCAGCTGGTTCTCATTGCAATGTACAAGCAGCGTCTCATCACTGAAATCATACTGAAGCTGAATATTGCGAAGCAGCGCCTGCGCCTCCATCAGCTTAATCATCGGCTCCACAATGTCGCGTATATCCTTGCTCTCGTACTGAGCCGCCTGCGGCTTCGCTAGCATCAGCAGCTCGCTGATGATCTGCTCGATTCGTTCGATCTCCGAGCCGATTACGCTGAAGTATTCTGGCTTGCTCCGATATTCCCGCTCCAGCAGCGTGATGAAGCCCTTGATCGCCGTGAGCGGATTGCGGATTTCGTGTGCGATGCCAGCGGCCAGCTGCCCGGCTAGCGACAGCTTCTCGGACAGCTGCAATTGCTGCTCAGATTGAATACGCTCCGCTTCGGCGCGCTTCCTCTCTGTAATATCGCGCCCGATTCCCATCACCCGCTGAAGTCGATCCTCACCATCTTGAATCGCCTTAATGTTGATCTCGAACCAGACGTAATGTCCTTGCTGGTGACGAAGCCGGCAACACACGATGCCGCTATCCTTCTGGCTCATCAAGGGAGAGCTCACCAATTCCTGAAGATCTTCTGTGTGCACGTATGTAAAAAAAGGATGACCCTGAACGTCCTCAGCAGCATAACCGAGCAACGCCTTCACACCGGGAGATACATAATCGACTGTACCTTTGGCCGTCAGGCTAAAGATGACATCCTGCGCATTCTCGGAAATAAGCTCATACAGCTGATCATGGTGCAGCAGCTGCTCGGTCGCTTTGCGATACTCGGTAATATCCTTAAGAATACTGTAGATGCCCTCGATCTTGCTCTCTACAACGATCGGCACATAGGTGACACGCAAGACGACACGATGTCCGTTCTTATGGATAATGATCTCCTCGAACTCTTGCGGCTCGCCTTCGAGCGCAAGAAGAAAGTGCTTCCTCGATACATCCGTTCGTTCGAGAAGCACGCTGGGGTCCATATGAAGAAGCTCCTGCTTCGTATATCCCGTCACTCTCTCACATGCGTCATTCACGCTTGTAAATTGACCGCTCGGGGAGAAGCTCATAATCGCATCCGGATGGCATTGGAATAACGACTTATACCGCTCCTTGCTCTGAATAAGCACATGAGCCTCTGTTTTTTGGTCCGTAATATCTTGAATCTGGCCTATGAAATATAACGGCTTGCGGTGCTCATCCCGCACCAGCGTCACACTTAGCCTCACCCATACGACATGTCCATGCTTATGATAATACCTCTTGTCCAGCTGATAGTGCGTACGCCGGCCCTCCAAGGTGTCGTGAACAAGCTCGAGATCGAAGTCCAGATCATCCTCATGCGTCAGCATTTGAAAATTCATCTGCATGAGCTCCAGCTCCGAATATCCAACAATATCGCATAAGGAAGAATTCACACGCAGCCAGCTTCCGTCCGGGGCCACCAGGGCCATGCCGATCGGCGCATGCTCGAAGGCGTGAGTAAATAAATAATCATCCGTCAGCTCAAATTGAGTCAAATGAAGTTCGTCCTTCCCAGAGTATCGGAAATCATCGCCACCTCTAGTATTATTTTTACATATGCTTAAACAAACTTCAATCATTAAGCGTAAAAATATTATAAAAATACGCGTTACGCATAATAATTCGATAAAAAAAAGAAGGGGCTTCATTATTCATTCGAAGCTTTACCTTCCCTAGTTCCCCCTACATCCTCTTTACGATCATTCAGCACGTATTCCAGCAAGAGGCGAAGCGTGCGCAGCTCCTCGTCGCTAAGCGGCATTCCGTCCCAATGCAGACCTCTCTGGGCGAGTACATCCTTCGCATTCATGCTGATCGGCTGCGGCTCACGATTCTCGGTTAAGCCGAGGATGTAGTCCGAGCTAGTCTGGTACAGATGGGCAAGCTTGACCATCGACTCGATGTTCGGCCTGCGATAGCCTTGCTCCCACCCTGACAGCGTCGTGATGCTAACCCCTAGCTCCCCGGCAGCTTCCTCCAAGGTCATCCCGCCTTCCTTGCGCAAGGCCTTCAGACGAATGTTAAAGCTCATGACAGGCATGGCTCCCCTCTAGAAATTCACAATAGCCGGATTACGCTTCTTCAGCTCTTCAGAGATGAATCGAATCTCATCGGCATAGTAAATAATTCGATCCGTGAGCAGCCGCACCTCATCCTCGGTCGGTACACGCTGAGCCTGCGGCGACATGACGGCGAACGTGCCAACAATCTGACCCGTTACCCGATCGGTGAATGGATGTGACCAGCAGCTCCGATACCCGAGCGTATCCACGGCGAACTCGCGCACACCTTCCCAGCAGTCCGACGTCTCGAAGCTGGTGACGGCAAGCTTGCCTGTATGGCAGGCCAGACCGCAGCTGGAGAACGTCTCGTTGAACTTGCCCTTGAACCAGGTGAATATATTATAAAATTCGATCGGCACGGACGGCCCCGCACCATGATAGAACGTGTTCTCTTCCTTGCTCCAGAACATGATGGCAACATGGGCATTCTCCATCTCGGCCTCGATCGAGCGGCAGAAGTTACCGAGCTCCCGCTTCACCTCTAGCGTTCGCAGGTGCCCTTCACTGACTTGACCGTTCAGCTTCAGTGCCTCCATAAGAAGGGATACGTTGTCTGTCTTCTTCACATCTGACGGCGCGAGCTCTGACAGCCTCTTCACGACGTCTTGATTGAGCTGATAATTTCTCAAATAGTGCAGAATCCCGTTCTTGCCAGTATTCATGAGCATGTCTCCTCACTTCACTCCGTCTGTTCGATCCATTATACACCAGAGTGAAAAGAAGGCGCCAGCATAATAAATATGCAGGCGCCTTGCACAGCATGACAATTCCATTATATGTCGCCGGGGCCGTTCGCGAAACCCGCCAGCATCGCCCCGCGCACCCAGACGTGACGGACGTCGAGCTCGCGACTCAGCACGACGACGTCCGCCTGCGCGCCCTCGCGCAGCTCGCCGGTTATATCGCTGATGCCGAGCACCCTCGCCGGATTGCCGCTCGCCATGCGGCTCGCAGCCTCCAGCGGAATACCCGCCTCGCGCACTGCATACCGCAGTGCGGCGTCCATCGTCAGCGTGCTGCCGGCCAGACTGCCGCACGCCTTGAGCCGGGCGACCCCGCCCTGCACGACGACGTCGAGGCCGCCGAGCGCATAGCTGCCGTCGCCAAGGCCTGCCGCCGAGATGGCGTCGGTGATCAGCACGAGCCCGAGCTCGCCCTTCGCCCGCGCGAGCAAGCGCAGCGCGGCCGCATGCACGTGATGACCGTCAGCGATCACCTCCGCCGTCAGACGGTCCTCCGTGAGCACGGCGCCGACCGTGCCGGGCTCGCGGTGGTGCAGGCCGCGCATCGCGTTGAACGTATGCGCGGCGTGGCTGAGCCCGAGCTCCGCGGCAGCCTGCACCTGCTCGTAGGTCGCGTCCGTATGGCCGCAGGCCGCGACGACCCCGTGCTCCCGCAAGGCGCGGATATAATCCGCCGCCCCCTCCAGCTCCGGAGCGAGCGTCTGCAGCCGCAGGAGACCGGGATACCGCGTCGTCCATTCCTCGAGCCAGCACAACTGAGGGGGGACGATATGAGCCGGGTGTTGCGCGCCGGGCCACTTCTTGCTGATGAAGGGTCCCTCGAGATGAACGCCGAGCAGCTGCGCATGCAGCATCGGCTCCGCGACGTAATCCGCGAGACGGCTGAGCGCCTCATCGATGGCACACTTCGGAGCGGTAACCGTCGTCGCCAGCATCGACGTCGTCCCGTGGGCGGCATGGAAGCGTGTAATGGCGTCTAGGCCAACGCGATCGGCCTCCATGAAGTCGTAGCCGGCTCCTCCATGCACATGCACATCGATGAAGCCGGGCAGCACATAGCCGCCCTCTGCATCGCATTGCCGTTCTGCTGCCGGGATCGGCTCATCGGCGTGGCCGATTCGCTCAATGCTGCTCCCGCTTAGCAGCAGCCAGCCCGCTGCCGCCGGTGCATCGGGCGTGACGATGCTAGCATTATGAATGAGCCAGTGATCGACGTTCATGCGCGGTGAGCCTCCCTGTTATCGAGCTAATCAGCTACTCGTCTTGCTCGCCCTGCTCCTCGCCCAGACATTCCAGCAGCGCGAGCGCCTCCTCATGCTCCGGCTCCAGCTCGAGCGCCCGCCCTAAGTAGTAACGCGCCTCCAGCTCAAGTCCAAGCTCCAGGCTGCAGATCGCAAGACAGTACAGCACGGTCGGCACCGGATCTTCAGGATCGGTCTGTACAGACTGATCGAGGAAGCGCTTCGCCTCCTCGTACATGTTCATCTCGAATAGCAATAGACCCGCATCCAGCGCCAGATCGTAGCGCTGCTCCATCACGTAGAACGAATCCCACATCTTATTAATCCCGAGGCGAAGATCGAGCAGCTCCTCATCTGTCGCCTCCGGAAGCAGGCTGACGATGCGCTGCGCCGTCTGGATGAAGAACTCCGCGTCGTACCCCCCCAGACGCCAGAAGGCGAGAATCGGCTGCAGCGTAATGCCATCCAGCTGCTGGTCGAGCCATTCCTTCATGCTGCAGAACTCGTCAGGACCGAACCGCTCGATGAACCGACGGAACGCCAGACGCGTGTTCACGTACGTTTTCGGCTTGTCCAGCATGAGGATGCAGCCGATGTTGATGTTTTTATAATGATGCTCGGTAAAGAGCGCCTCCGCCCCCCTCTGCTCGAAGACGTGCACCAGCGCATGATAGTTCGCCGTCAAGGAGAAGCTGCCGTGAATGACCAACTGCGGCGGATCAGCGAATTGAAGATCCTCCAGCCGATGGTCGCCCTTATCCGCCGTAATGAGCAGGAAGCCGCTTCTCGACAGCGCATTCAGCCGCTCCAGACAGCTCAGCCCCGAGGACGGGAACAGAATGTGCGAATCGTCCGCCTGCTCCAGGTATAGGGAGATCAGCTCGCGGTACGCGAAGCTCTCATCCTCATACTCCGGCGCCCGGCGATGCTCGTATGCTAGCGTCAAGCTCTCCAGCGCCTCAGCCGGCTTCAGCTCCTTGTACGACTTCGGATACTCCATCACGATGTCGCACTCATACACCTGACCGCCGCCCATGTAGAGAAGCTCCTGTGGTATTCCGTCAAAAAAATAATTCGCTATGACGATCACCGGCTGCTTCAGGTCTCCCTTGCGCACGACCTCGCCTGACTCGACCAGCTTAAGCTCTGTATCGTTCACCGCATCGAATACGGCGAAGTCGACCAGCCCTTGCTGAACGTACGGCTGCAGAGCCGGATGGCGCCGCCAGCCGTTGACGTTGCTGACCGGCAGATCGGTAATCACATAGCGATATGGCGGCAGCTCGATGCCAGCGAACGCGACCAGCTCGCCGAGCTGCTGGAGCACGTGGTAGGCAAGACGGCCCGCTCCCGCACCTAGCTCTACAATCGTGACCGGCTCGGACAGCTCCCCTTGAGCCGCCCGATCCTGCAGCAGCCCGAATATCGTCTCCGCATAAGCGGTTGCAATCATCGGGCTGTTCGTAATATATTGCGGCACTTGATCGTTATTCCATGCCTTCATGCCGAGCTGCTCATAGTATGCGCGCTGTAATTCCCAGATCGGCGCCTCACTGTAGCGATACGTTTGCTTCACCATTTCTACCATTATAAGTCTGACCTGCTCTCTGTCCTGGAATAAGTAGGTTACTACATCACCTGAAGGTGCCGCGCTAGCGGCATGGTTCTCTATCCTGAAATATGTAACGGTATCGTTGCCTATCCAAGTAAATTTACCATATGCCAGCCGAAGTCTCAATTCAGCTTGAGTCAAGATTAGATCTGGCTTGGAGACCGAATAGCCGAATGCTATACTGGAGCTATACCTAAAGAACGAACCTGGAGGGGCGATACAAGGCCATGCGAGAGCTGAGAGCGCCTGTCACCTATGCTCAGTATATGAACAGGAAGGATGAAGTACGGTACGAGGCTCTGAACGGTGAGATCATCAGCATGTCGCCTTCTCCGACTCCCCGGCATCAGCACATTGTAGGAGGATTGTATACCGAGCTGCGGTTATATATGAAAGGAAAGCCTTGTCGCCCATTCATCGCTCCCATTGATGTGTGCTTATATGGAACATCGAGCATGAGCGACTCGGAGATTAAGGACTGGGTACAGCCCGACCTCTTGGTCGTCTGTGATCCGAGTAAGATTGAGGAGAATCGAATTGTCGGAGCACCCGACTGGATCATTGAAGTATTGTCTCCTTCCACCTCCAAGGCCGATCGTGTGCAGAAGTACAACGCCTATGCAAGGGCTGGTGTCAAGGAGTACTGGATCGTAGACCCGTATCACGAATATATCGATACCTTCGTACTGGAGGGACAGCGCTACAGGCAGCATGGAACGTATTTCCGAACGGATCCTATACGCTCACAGCTGTTCACCGACCTCTACATCGATCTCAACGAGCTGTTCGACTCGGAATAATGGTCTCGCCTAGCTACAGCCAATGTGCGTACTGCTGCGCGACTCGCCGTAGGCCGTCCATCGGTTCCCCCACAGGAAAATATTCAAGCCCCACATAGCCGCCATAGCCCGCTTCGTGCAGGCGACGCAGGATGTACGGGTAATGCAGCTCGCCCTCATCGAGCTCCCTGCGCCCCGGATTGCCTGCGGCATGCACATGCCCGATGGTGTCCAGCATGCGAACCATGTTCGCCGTCACGTGACCTTCAGTAACCTGCTGATGATAAATATCGAAGAGCATCCGTACTTGCGGATGACCTACATCCTGCAGCAGCAGCTGTGCCTCCTCTGACGAGGATAAGAAGTAGCCCGGATGATCGACGGCAACGTTCAGCGGCTCCACGACCAGTGTGACGCCAGTCCCCTCGAGCAGCGGTACGCTCGCCCGCAGTCCTTCCAGCACGCTCTGCCGCTGCACCTCGCGCGGCACACCAGCCAGCTCCGCACCGACCGTTACGATCAGTGTGCGGCAATGGAGCCGCCTTGCGACCTCAAGCGTCTCCTTAAGTCCTTCGAGGTAGGCGGGACGAGCCGCCGCGTCCGTCAAGCTCGTCTGCTTCACGCAGAAGGCGCTCACCGTAAGCTCGAGCGCCTCGGCCGTACGCGCCAGCTGCTCGATATCTTTGTTATCCCAGCTCCAGAACTCGAACGCCCCGAAGCCCGCTTCCTTCACCTTATGCAGCTTCTCTTCTAGCGGCATTTCGCGGAACAATGCCTCTATGCACACCGACAGCTTCATCTTGGTCCATTCCCCCTTCATCTGTGTGATCATCATCAGCTATATGATCGTTCGAACCGCACCCATCCGAGGTCGAAGCTCGAGCCCCCTCGCGGCCAAAATCCATCTGCTCGAATTCGCTTCTGATCATCGTAATTCGTTCAACATGTCATACCTTCCATTGTACCATAGTGACATGTCTAGTGTCCGGGTAGCGTGTCCTGTGTCAGACTAATACTCGTTCCCCGTCGTTAGGTTGCCGTGATCGCAAAAAAACCGCAAGCGAGCATCTATACAGATGGTCCGCCTGCGGCTTGGGGTTAAGCTTCGATTAGATTTTGCCTACGAGGTCCAGGCTTGGCTTCAGCGTAGCTGCGCCTTCCTGCCACTTCGCCGGGCATACTTCACCTGGGTTGTTGCGCACGTACTGAGCAGCCTTGATCTTGTTCACGAGGATGCTTGCATCACGGCCGATGCCGCCAGCCGAGATCTCGACCGTCTGGATCACGCCGTCCGGATCGATAATGAACGTACCGCGGTCAGCCAGACCCTCGGACTCGATCAGCACGTCGAAGTTACGGGAGATCGTGTGAGTCGGGTCGCCGATCATGATGTATGTAATTTTGCCGATAGTGTCGGAGCTGTCATGCCATGCCTTGTGCGTGAAGTGAGTATCCGTCGATACGGAGTACACCTCTGCGCCGAGCGCCTTCAGCGCCTCGTATTGATTTTGCAGATCCTCAAGCTCAGTTGGGCATACGAAGGTGAAGTCCGCAGGGTAGAAGCATACAACGCTCCACTTTCCTTTGAAGTTCTCTTCTGTTACCTCGATGAACTTGCCGTTCTGGTATGCTTGAGCTTTAAATGGCAGTACTTGAGTTCCAATCAAAGACATGATTATAGTCCTCCTCGAAATGTAGGTTGAGAATTACATATAGCTGGAGCGGACCTAACGATAAGCTAGGATCACTCACAAACTATAATAATTCTAATCTAGCTATAATTATTATGTACAAATTTTCCTTTGTCAAGTCTCGGTGAGCTGCGCTTACGGCTGCAGCCGGTGACGCTTCGAGCGAGCGATCAACATGTTCTTGAAATGACGGAAAGCCTGCAAGCGATCCGCGGTTATGTCGCTCACCTTGGATGCTTTTGCAGGCCTATCCTTCGCCATGCTTCAGCTCTTAATACACGTCACGCTGGTAACGATGCTGCTCCTGCATATGGTTCAGGTACGCTTCGGCCTCTTCGCGGCTCATCGCGCCTTCCTTCTCAATGATGTCGATCAGCGTATTGTGAACGTCCTTCGCCATGTTCTTCTTATCGCCGCAGACGTAGAAGTATGCGCCGCTGCTCAGCCATGCGAACAGCTCCTTGCTGTTCTCCATCATGCGATGCTGCACATACACCTTCTGCTCGGAGTCGCGGGAGAACGCGGTGTCGAGCTTCGTCAGCGCGCCGTCGTTCATGTAGCCCTCCAGCTCTTCCTTGTACAGGAAGTCCGTCGAAGAACGCTGGTCGCCGAAGAACAGCCAAGCGCGGCCTGCAGCCTTCGTCACCGCACGCTCCTGAATGAACGAACGGAACGGCGCAATACCTGTGCCAGGACCGACCATAATGATGTCCTTGTCGCCCTCTGGCAGGTTGAAGTGGTTGTTCACTTGAATGAAGACTGGCAGCGTCTCGCCCTCATGCGCGCGCTCGGCGCACTGCACGGAGCATACGCCCTTGCGCTCGCGGCCATGAGACATGTAGCGGACGGCGCCAATCGTCAGGTGCACTTGACCCGGATTCGCAGCGAAGCTGCTCGCGATGGAATACAGGCGAGCGTTTAATTTTCTCAGCAGCGCAACGAAATCTTGAGCCGATACGTTCCACGGACCGAAGTCCTGCACCAGATCAAGCAGATCGCGTCCGTCGATATATTCCTTGAGCTGCTCAGCTTGCTCCGCGGATACGAGCTTCTTCAGCTCCTCGTTGTCCGTGAACTCGGCCGCCTGCTGAACGATCTTCTTGGACAGCAGCGTCAGCTCGAAGTGGTTGAGCAGCGCGTCTTGGATGGAGAGCGTGTCTCCCTGCTTGTTCACCACAACCTCAGTAGCCGGGTCCCACTTCATGATAGCAAGAATAGCTTCGACGAGCGCCGGATCATTCGATGGGAAGATACCGAGGCAATCGCCCGGAACGTAAGACAGCTCAGAGCCCTCTAGAGAAAGCTCGATGTGACGCGTTTCCTTGCTGGAGCCAGCACCATTCAGGTTGACATTCTTAATAATTCGTGCTGGAAACGGATTCGTTCTCGAATATACGCTTGGCACTTTCTGGGAATCAGTTGTTTGCATTATTCTCACCTCAGACCGTTATAATTAATAATTAAATCATAACTGTCATGAAATTGAAAATGTTTTTCATTGATTTCTCTGAACAATTTGCGAAAAGTGAGTTTCGGCTATATTACAGTATCTGACTCAAAGTCTTAGCCTGAACATCTAGCTTGCCTACGGCTTCGCCAATACCTGCAAATTCATCAACTGTCAGCTGAATTTGATGCTGGCTATCGACGATTGCTCGTTGGGACGTCATCGTTCCCTCACTGACTCGATGAACATGCTTGGAAATCCCTTCAACGGTGGCATGAATCTCTTTTGCCGCTTCTTGGACGCTCTGCGCTAATTTCCTCACCTCGGTTGCAACTACATTAAAGCCGCGTCCATGCTCCCCGGCGTGTGCCGCTTCAATGGCCGCATTCAAGGCGAGTAGATTCGTGTGCGATGCGAACTCCCGAATCGTCTGTACAATATGGTGAATGGCAGTTGTCTGCTCTTTCAAGTCGTGAAGATCATTCAGGTTGCTCTCATTGTCGTTCATTACACGACCAATTGCGGAAGCCACTTGTTGATTACGTGCAATACCCTTCTCTGTACGTACGAGTAAATCCTCTGCCATCTGCTGCAATTCAGTGGTGACTTGGGTTTTGGCAGTTTCCCTTGCTGTTATGTCAGTGGCTACCTTCAAGACTGCCACTACTTGTCCATCCTCACCGAGTACTGGCATATACGTGGCTTCAAGCAATAGAATAATACCTTGCTTAGTCACGCGAGTGATCTTATCTTGAAATGTCTTGCCTCTTCTCAAATTATCCCAAAGCATCTTATAATCTGAGCTATTGACGAAATCCGGTACACAAAATTTCCGATGATGTATGCCTATCAGTTCTGACACCTGATAACCCATCGCACGAGCGAAATTCTCATTGGCCCACAGCACATCTCCCTGTGTATTAAACTCAATCATCGCAAGTGACTTCTCTAATGCGTTAAGTACTGCACGTTCATTCAGTTTGCAGAATCCAGAGGTGTTGTATGCTACCAATTAACCATTATACATGAATCCAAATCGAGTTGAAACGATATGAATTGACATTTTTCACTCTATTCGTCTGTGCTACTTGTGGATATTTAGACTATTGGAACTATTTAACTCGTCTTTAAATATATCATGACCTATGCACTTCGTGGTAAGGTCTGGTAGTTTATCGGATGATGCGCAACCCAAAGAACCATCCGATAATGCTCCGGCCAAAATAAATCAATAAGTCTTGCAAACTGCTGTACATGTGTGTCACAATCGATGTAGATTCGCTGTTGCCCTTTGTGGTGTGACATGCGGACCTGACAACGAGTGTGGAAGAGGCCACGAACCATTTCGCCGTGGGTGTAGCCTTCATCACTCGTTTTTTCTTTGTTTAATTCGTATAGAGCAACGGACAGCAACGTTTCGGCCGTAAACAATAATTCGAAGTGTGCATGGTGATGGGCTTCAGTTTCGGAATGACACTTCTCCAAGGCTAGCTCCTGCTTGGCCGTACGGAAAAACACCTCGATCCGCCAACGCTTCACGTAAGTACGCAAGGCTTCTTCAGGCGCATCGAAGCGGTTGCTGATGAGCAGGTAGGCACCCTTGTAAGTCGCGGGGGCTTCCTCCTCCGTCTCGAGCAACTCGGAATCATCTTCCTTTAAGCGCATGGCGGCTACAGCGGCAATTAGTACATAGCGCTGCTTGTTGACTTGCTTGCCTCTGCGGTTCGTTACAGGATGAGGCTGTTTCATGTAGATGTCAGGAATCGCAAGTGAAACCAGTCCTGACGCACCCTCGGCAACCAACTGGCCGTACACTTCCCGAATGAGCATGATCGGGGTCACAGGAACGTACCGCTCCCTGCCCGTGCAAGGCTCGATGACCTTACGAAATAATGCCGTGTTGCGTTTAGCCTTCGTTACCCAGTCAAATTGATGCTTTTCGAGAAAGGCGAAAAAGCCTTTACACAAGTACCAGCGGTCCATCGCAACCCAAAGACGGCAGGTCGCCGATTCGCGCAGCATCAAGAGCATTTGCTTAGCCAAATCGATCTTCGACAAGCCTTCGTTCTTCTGCTCAGACTTGTGCCATACGCGGTAAAACAACGGATATTCAAGTCCGCTGTGAAGTACGGCCTGAACAACGACCACATTCATCGCCCACAC
Above is a genomic segment from Paenibacillus sp. YYML68 containing:
- a CDS encoding sulfite reductase subunit alpha, encoding MQTTDSQKVPSVYSRTNPFPARIIKNVNLNGAGSSKETRHIELSLEGSELSYVPGDCLGIFPSNDPALVEAILAIMKWDPATEVVVNKQGDTLSIQDALLNHFELTLLSKKIVQQAAEFTDNEELKKLVSAEQAEQLKEYIDGRDLLDLVQDFGPWNVSAQDFVALLRKLNARLYSIASSFAANPGQVHLTIGAVRYMSHGRERKGVCSVQCAERAHEGETLPVFIQVNNHFNLPEGDKDIIMVGPGTGIAPFRSFIQERAVTKAAGRAWLFFGDQRSSTDFLYKEELEGYMNDGALTKLDTAFSRDSEQKVYVQHRMMENSKELFAWLSSGAYFYVCGDKKNMAKDVHNTLIDIIEKEGAMSREEAEAYLNHMQEQHRYQRDVY
- a CDS encoding methyl-accepting chemotaxis protein, translated to MVAYNTSGFCKLNERAVLNALEKSLAMIEFNTQGDVLWANENFARAMGYQVSELIGIHHRKFCVPDFVNSSDYKMLWDNLRRGKTFQDKITRVTKQGIILLLEATYMPVLGEDGQVVAVLKVATDITARETAKTQVTTELQQMAEDLLVRTEKGIARNQQVASAIGRVMNDNESNLNDLHDLKEQTTAIHHIVQTIREFASHTNLLALNAAIEAAHAGEHGRGFNVVATEVRKLAQSVQEAAKEIHATVEGISKHVHRVSEGTMTSQRAIVDSQHQIQLTVDEFAGIGEAVGKLDVQAKTLSQIL
- a CDS encoding transposase; translated protein: MSALQKPRFKQLNHGECAGAPILKSLWERFDLSLLLTQSGMMKRSGTPSWLICFLYVIGLVSNCSSVVQMARLAEQDALLKVMFQPWKLAQYTMSRFLSNSFAWTTFGKKRVARLQQDEVTRLQDGDVINLDDTHLAHPYAKQLPFLSWLYDSSKKTYVWAMNVVVVQAVLHSGLEYPLFYRVWHKSEQKNEGLSKIDLAKQMLLMLRESATCRLWVAMDRWYLCKGFFAFLEKHQFDWVTKAKRNTALFRKVIEPCTGRERYVPVTPIMLIREVYGQLVAEGASGLVSLAIPDIYMKQPHPVTNRRGKQVNKQRYVLIAAVAAMRLKEDDSELLETEEEAPATYKGAYLLISNRFDAPEEALRTYVKRWRIEVFFRTAKQELALEKCHSETEAHHHAHFELLFTAETLLSVALYELNKEKTSDEGYTHGEMVRGLFHTRCQVRMSHHKGQQRIYIDCDTHVQQFARLIDLFWPEHYRMVLWVAHHPINYQTLPRSA